The following proteins come from a genomic window of Dysgonomonadaceae bacterium PH5-43:
- a CDS encoding thymidylate synthase (product_source=KO:K00560; cath_funfam=3.30.572.10; cog=COG0207; ko=KO:K00560; pfam=PF00303; superfamily=55831) gives MKQYHELLERVLHEGTEKEDRTGTGTISIFGHQMRFNMADGFPVLTTKKLHLKSIIHELLWFLNGDTNIKYLKDNGVRIWDEWADNNGDLGPVYGYQWRSWPDYSGGHIDQITEVVNTIKNNPDSRRIIVCSWNVANIPDMKLPPCHCFFQFYVANNKLSLQLYQRSADIFLGVPFNIASYALLLKMMAQVTGLQEGEFIHTFGDAHIYTNHIEQVNLQLSREVRPLPTMKINPEIKSIFDFKFEDFELEGYDPHPHIKGVVAV, from the coding sequence ATGAAACAATATCACGAGTTATTAGAGAGAGTTCTCCACGAAGGAACAGAGAAAGAAGATAGAACGGGAACAGGAACTATTAGCATTTTCGGGCATCAAATGAGATTTAATATGGCAGATGGATTTCCCGTATTGACTACAAAGAAATTACATCTGAAATCTATTATTCACGAACTGCTTTGGTTCTTAAATGGAGATACAAATATAAAATATCTTAAGGATAATGGCGTGCGTATTTGGGACGAATGGGCAGATAATAATGGCGATTTAGGTCCTGTGTATGGTTATCAGTGGCGTTCGTGGCCAGACTACTCGGGCGGACATATTGATCAGATAACAGAAGTTGTAAATACAATAAAGAACAATCCAGACTCTCGCCGAATTATTGTTTGCTCGTGGAATGTAGCTAATATCCCAGATATGAAACTGCCTCCTTGTCATTGTTTCTTTCAGTTTTATGTAGCCAATAATAAGCTTTCGTTACAATTATATCAGCGCAGTGCAGATATATTTTTAGGAGTTCCTTTTAATATTGCATCTTATGCCTTATTGCTGAAAATGATGGCTCAGGTGACAGGATTACAAGAGGGAGAGTTTATTCATACATTTGGTGATGCTCATATTTATACTAATCATATAGAACAAGTGAATTTACAGCTTTCGCGTGAAGTTCGCCCTCTTCCTACGATGAAAATTAATCCGGAGATTAAAAGTATTTTTGACTTTAAGTTTGAAGATTTTGAGTTAGAGGGATACGACCCTCACCCACATATTAAAGGAGTTGTTGCAGTATGA
- a CDS encoding hypothetical protein (product_source=Hypo-rule applied; cleavage_site_network=SignalP-noTM; smart=SM00458; superfamily=50370) has protein sequence MKNKFLFIMVLMIVAFQNLSAQSALPLPEASTAAEPKWYYIQVVGDTGRENRVFAASGSYLIGEAISKTKDAQLFRFEKSGDNYIIINKSTGSKVNVGKNGSDDALVLSDAGLEFKLDYLTSSKLYYQIKATSPVTGGDASKLWAHQANSNSSYKIILVNTAWNTGINSQFSFIPYENYVFEYSTDTNDIYYTIESQGANSGCITDASGANSGKLTVEELQANKDNQLWKVSLNGTKVNFINKATGNVINTESAIDENNMMYNFTQLSTSATSSNAWTLSHVRAGQHTIAGIETDNVTRYLNAALDGTTPDVYDSADLINSNFAWILNKKKVTSSLPEVQEVGEGINIYSINKRIFVEGTDSFEVRNLQGITVNKNTELSTGVYLVTVSGVTKKVMVK, from the coding sequence ATGAAAAACAAATTCTTATTCATTATGGTATTAATGATTGTAGCATTTCAAAATCTATCTGCTCAATCGGCTTTACCATTACCGGAGGCTAGTACCGCAGCCGAACCCAAGTGGTATTACATTCAAGTAGTAGGAGACACTGGACGTGAAAACAGAGTGTTTGCTGCTTCTGGCAGTTATTTAATCGGAGAAGCTATTAGCAAAACAAAAGATGCTCAACTTTTTCGCTTCGAGAAAAGTGGAGACAACTACATTATTATTAATAAATCTACAGGCAGTAAAGTTAATGTAGGAAAGAATGGCTCCGATGATGCGTTGGTTCTTAGTGATGCTGGTTTGGAGTTTAAGTTGGATTACCTAACCAGTTCTAAACTTTATTATCAAATAAAAGCTACAAGTCCTGTAACTGGAGGTGATGCCTCTAAATTGTGGGCGCACCAAGCAAATAGCAATAGTTCTTACAAAATCATTCTTGTAAATACAGCTTGGAATACTGGTATAAATTCTCAGTTTTCTTTTATCCCTTACGAAAACTATGTTTTTGAGTATAGTACAGACACAAACGACATTTACTATACAATAGAAAGTCAGGGTGCAAATTCTGGTTGCATTACTGATGCTTCTGGTGCAAATTCTGGTAAACTAACAGTTGAAGAACTTCAAGCAAATAAAGACAATCAGCTTTGGAAAGTTTCTTTGAATGGCACAAAGGTAAATTTCATCAATAAGGCAACAGGTAATGTTATAAATACAGAGTCGGCTATTGACGAAAATAATATGATGTATAACTTTACTCAATTATCTACAAGTGCTACATCTTCTAATGCTTGGACTTTATCTCACGTTCGTGCTGGACAGCACACAATAGCAGGTATCGAAACCGACAATGTTACAAGATACTTAAATGCTGCTTTAGATGGAACAACTCCTGATGTTTACGATTCTGCTGATTTAATTAATTCTAACTTTGCGTGGATTCTTAATAAGAAGAAAGTTACTTCATCTCTTCCTGAAGTTCAAGAAGTAGGAGAGGGTATAAACATTTATTCTATCAATAAAAGAATATTTGTAGAAGGAACAGATAGTTTTGAGGTAAGAAACTTACAAGGCATAACAGTGAACAAAAACACAGAACTTTCTACAGGTGTTTATTTAGTTACCGTTAGCGGAGTAACAAAAAAAGTAATGGTTAAATAA
- a CDS encoding succinate dehydrogenase / fumarate reductase iron-sulfur subunit (product_source=KO:K00240; cath_funfam=1.10.1060.10,3.10.20.30; cog=COG0479; ko=KO:K00240; pfam=PF12838,PF13085; superfamily=46548,54292; tigrfam=TIGR00384): protein MDKDINIIVKVWRQKGPKAKGNFEEYKLNQISGGTSFLEMLDILNEQLVSEGKEPIVFDNDCREGICGMCSLYINGHPHGPDSLITTCQLHMRTFNDGDTITIEPWRSAGFPVIKDLMVDRNAFDKIIQAGGYVNVNTGGIPDANAIPISKIDADEAMDSASCIGCGACVAACKNGSAMLFVSAKVSQLALLPQGRVEAKARARAMVSKMDELGFGNCTNTRACELECPKGISISNIARLNREFLKAKFSE, encoded by the coding sequence ATGGATAAAGATATCAATATAATTGTAAAAGTTTGGCGTCAGAAAGGTCCTAAAGCCAAAGGTAATTTTGAAGAGTATAAATTAAACCAAATTTCAGGAGGAACTTCTTTCTTGGAAATGTTGGATATACTTAATGAACAATTAGTAAGTGAAGGAAAAGAGCCTATTGTATTTGATAACGACTGTCGCGAAGGTATTTGCGGTATGTGTTCTTTATATATAAATGGACATCCTCACGGACCTGATTCTCTTATTACTACTTGTCAGTTGCATATGCGTACGTTTAACGACGGAGATACTATAACAATTGAGCCTTGGCGTTCGGCAGGTTTCCCTGTAATAAAAGACTTAATGGTAGACCGTAATGCTTTTGATAAAATTATTCAGGCAGGAGGTTACGTCAATGTTAATACAGGAGGTATTCCTGATGCTAATGCAATTCCTATCTCTAAGATAGATGCTGATGAGGCTATGGATTCGGCTTCTTGTATTGGTTGTGGTGCTTGTGTTGCAGCTTGTAAAAATGGTTCTGCTATGCTTTTTGTTTCGGCTAAAGTTAGTCAGTTGGCTTTGTTGCCACAAGGTAGAGTAGAGGCTAAAGCGCGTGCAAGAGCTATGGTGTCTAAGATGGACGAATTAGGTTTTGGTAACTGTACAAACACAAGAGCTTGTGAATTAGAATGTCCAAAAGGAATTTCTATCAGCAATATTGCTCGTTTGAATAGAGAGTTTCTTAAAGCTAAATTCAGCGAATAG
- a CDS encoding succinate dehydrogenase / fumarate reductase cytochrome b subunit (product_source=KO:K00241; cath_funfam=1.20.1300.10; cog=COG2009; ko=KO:K00241; superfamily=81343; tigrfam=TIGR02046; transmembrane_helix_parts=Inside_1_12,TMhelix_13_35,Outside_36_54,TMhelix_55_77,Inside_78_105,TMhelix_106_125,Outside_126_155,TMhelix_156_178,Inside_179_197,TMhelix_198_220,Outside_221_228), with the protein MYWLFNSSIGRKLIMSISGIFLILFLLFHMCMNLVLLFSAEAYNWIGEMLGANWYAIAGTLVIAAGAVIHIVYGTVLTLQNQKARGADKYASSNKTKTEWASKNMYVLGLIILLGLIIHMWNFWYKMQFAELLHLDFAEHQIANPVIQLFANPVYSLVYLVWLGALWFHLTHGVWSAFQTLGFNNKVWYSRIKCISNVVATIIMIGFAIVPIFFTIKAFIEGSIWWGI; encoded by the coding sequence ATGTATTGGCTATTTAATTCTTCTATTGGTAGGAAGCTTATCATGAGTATCTCAGGTATCTTCCTTATTTTGTTTTTGCTTTTTCACATGTGCATGAATTTGGTTCTGTTATTTTCTGCAGAAGCTTATAATTGGATAGGTGAGATGTTGGGAGCTAATTGGTATGCTATTGCAGGAACATTGGTTATTGCAGCGGGTGCTGTTATACACATTGTTTATGGAACAGTTTTAACTCTTCAAAATCAGAAAGCAAGAGGAGCCGACAAATACGCTTCTTCAAACAAAACGAAGACAGAGTGGGCGTCGAAAAACATGTATGTGTTAGGTCTAATAATCTTATTAGGTTTAATCATACACATGTGGAACTTCTGGTATAAAATGCAATTTGCAGAATTATTGCATTTGGACTTTGCAGAACACCAAATTGCAAATCCGGTAATTCAGTTGTTTGCTAATCCGGTATATTCTTTAGTGTATCTTGTGTGGTTAGGAGCTCTTTGGTTTCATTTAACTCATGGTGTTTGGAGTGCTTTCCAAACTTTAGGTTTTAACAACAAGGTGTGGTACTCTCGTATTAAGTGCATCTCAAATGTTGTTGCAACTATTATCATGATTGGCTTTGCGATCGTTCCTATTTTCTTTACTATTAAAGCTTTCATTGAAGGAAGCATTTGGTGGGGAATTTAA
- a CDS encoding succinate dehydrogenase / fumarate reductase flavoprotein subunit (product_source=KO:K00239; cath_funfam=1.20.58.100,3.50.50.60,3.90.700.10; cog=COG1053; ko=KO:K00239; pfam=PF00890,PF02910; superfamily=46977,51905; tigrfam=TIGR01811): protein MTKLEAKIPQGPLADKWTNYKNNQKLVNPANKRRLDVIVVGTGLAGASAAASLGELGFNVLNFCIQDSPRRAHSIAAQGGINAAKNYQNDGDSVYRLFYDTIKGGDYRAREANVYRLAEVSNSIIDQCVAQGVPFAREYGGLLDNRSFGGAQVSRTFYAKGQTGQQLLLGAYSALSRQVNKGTVKLYTRYEMVDLIIVEGRARGILARNLVTGKIERFAAHAVVIGTGGYGNAFFLSTNAMTSNGSAAVQCYKKGALFANPAFAQIHPTCIPVHGEFQSKLTLMSESLRNDGRIWVPKKKEDAEAIRAGKLKPTQIAEEDRDYYLERRYPAFGNLVPRDVASRAAKERCDAGFGVGTTGLAVYLDFADAINRLGLKAVEARYGNLFQMYEKIVDDNPYETPMMIYPAIHYTMGGIWVDYELMTTIPGLFAIGEANFSDHGANRLGASALMQGLADGYFVLPYTIQNYLADQIRVPRFSTDLPEFTEAEKAVNDKIATLMSVKGKRSVDSIHKDLGHIMWDLVGMARSKETLTEALERLKALKKEFWSNVFIPGEANSLNVELEKALRVADFLEIGQLMALDGLDRNESCGGHFRLEYQTPEGEALRDDEHYSYAACWKYEGEDKEPELIKEPLDYEFVVRQQRNYKA from the coding sequence ATGACAAAATTAGAAGCAAAAATTCCACAAGGGCCTTTGGCTGACAAGTGGACTAATTATAAAAATAACCAGAAATTGGTTAATCCGGCAAATAAACGCCGTTTAGATGTTATTGTTGTTGGAACAGGTTTGGCAGGAGCTTCAGCTGCTGCATCATTAGGAGAACTTGGTTTCAATGTGCTTAATTTCTGTATTCAAGATTCTCCTCGCCGTGCTCACTCTATTGCAGCGCAAGGAGGTATAAATGCCGCTAAGAATTATCAAAACGATGGCGACTCTGTTTATCGTTTATTCTATGATACTATTAAAGGAGGGGACTATCGCGCTCGTGAGGCTAATGTTTATCGTTTAGCTGAAGTGTCGAATAGCATTATTGACCAGTGTGTTGCTCAGGGAGTTCCTTTCGCTCGCGAATATGGCGGTTTGTTAGATAACCGTTCTTTTGGTGGAGCTCAAGTTTCTCGTACTTTCTATGCTAAAGGTCAAACAGGACAACAGTTATTGTTAGGAGCATATTCTGCTTTAAGTCGTCAGGTAAACAAAGGTACAGTTAAGTTGTATACTCGTTACGAAATGGTTGACTTGATTATCGTTGAAGGACGAGCAAGAGGGATATTAGCTCGTAACTTAGTTACTGGTAAAATCGAAAGATTTGCAGCTCACGCTGTTGTTATAGGTACTGGGGGATATGGAAACGCATTCTTCTTATCAACTAACGCAATGACTTCAAATGGTTCGGCTGCTGTTCAGTGTTATAAAAAAGGTGCTTTATTTGCAAATCCTGCATTTGCTCAAATTCACCCTACTTGTATTCCTGTTCACGGAGAGTTCCAGTCTAAACTTACTTTGATGTCGGAGTCTTTACGTAACGATGGACGTATTTGGGTTCCTAAGAAAAAAGAAGATGCAGAAGCTATTAGAGCTGGTAAACTTAAACCTACTCAAATAGCTGAAGAAGATAGAGATTATTATTTGGAAAGAAGATACCCCGCTTTTGGTAACTTGGTTCCTCGTGATGTGGCTTCTCGTGCAGCTAAAGAAAGATGCGATGCTGGCTTTGGTGTAGGTACTACAGGTTTAGCTGTATATTTGGATTTTGCAGATGCTATAAATCGCTTAGGTCTAAAGGCTGTTGAGGCTCGTTATGGAAACTTATTCCAAATGTACGAAAAGATTGTAGATGACAATCCTTATGAAACTCCAATGATGATTTACCCTGCTATTCACTATACTATGGGTGGTATTTGGGTTGATTATGAATTGATGACAACTATACCTGGTTTATTTGCTATAGGTGAAGCTAACTTCTCAGATCACGGAGCTAACCGTTTAGGAGCATCTGCTCTTATGCAAGGTTTGGCAGATGGATATTTCGTTCTTCCTTATACAATACAAAACTATTTAGCAGATCAAATCCGTGTTCCTCGTTTCAGTACTGATTTACCAGAATTTACAGAAGCTGAAAAAGCTGTGAATGATAAGATAGCAACTCTTATGAGTGTGAAAGGGAAACGTTCGGTTGATTCTATTCATAAAGATTTAGGTCATATTATGTGGGATCTTGTAGGTATGGCTCGTTCAAAAGAAACTTTAACAGAAGCTTTGGAAAGACTAAAAGCTTTGAAGAAAGAATTTTGGAGCAATGTGTTTATACCAGGTGAAGCTAATTCTTTAAACGTAGAATTAGAAAAAGCTTTGCGTGTAGCAGATTTCCTTGAAATAGGTCAGCTTATGGCATTAGACGGTTTGGATCGTAATGAATCTTGCGGAGGACACTTCCGTCTTGAGTATCAAACTCCAGAAGGAGAAGCTTTACGTGATGACGAGCACTACTCTTATGCTGCTTGTTGGAAATATGAGGGAGAAGATAAAGAGCCGGAACTTATTAAAGAGCCGCTTGATTACGAGTTTGTTGTTCGTCAACAAAGAAACTATAAAGCATAA
- a CDS encoding hypothetical protein (product_source=Hypo-rule applied; cleavage_site_network=SignalP-noTM; superfamily=49265; tigrfam=TIGR04183), with product MKKMFTLFTLLLVTNYVFAELNPPYDFKACLGYIGLEEGGECGDKWVAGPAYTLDFTWSAPNIENTDAILEKYIVYGLVKYRNYLGELIEEDTFILFETEDTHHNYCGSFIGEIWVVAVYNINGEIKHSTPSNIESFVDVAFPISINTIEASDADFIYDNTTKSIVILDNKNISHLEIVDINGRTIKMVNPSLISLFELDYLPQGVYIIRVYNKDKSIKTKKILT from the coding sequence ATGAAAAAGATGTTTACCTTATTTACATTATTGTTAGTTACTAACTATGTTTTTGCCGAATTAAATCCGCCTTATGATTTTAAGGCCTGTTTAGGTTACATCGGCTTAGAAGAAGGAGGAGAGTGCGGAGACAAATGGGTCGCAGGACCTGCGTACACATTAGATTTTACCTGGAGTGCGCCCAATATAGAAAATACAGATGCTATATTAGAGAAGTATATAGTTTATGGCCTGGTAAAATACAGAAACTATTTAGGCGAACTCATAGAAGAAGATACTTTTATTCTATTTGAAACTGAAGATACTCATCATAACTATTGCGGCAGTTTTATTGGAGAAATTTGGGTTGTGGCAGTTTATAATATTAATGGAGAAATTAAACACTCAACACCTTCAAACATTGAATCTTTCGTAGACGTAGCATTCCCTATTTCAATAAACACAATAGAAGCTTCTGATGCTGATTTCATTTACGACAATACGACTAAGTCTATTGTTATTCTGGACAATAAAAACATTTCACATTTAGAGATTGTCGATATCAATGGAAGAACAATTAAAATGGTAAACCCTTCTCTGATTTCGTTATTTGAATTGGACTATCTGCCGCAAGGCGTTTATATTATTCGTGTTTACAATAAAGACAAAAGCATTAAAACAAAGAAAATCTTAACATAG
- a CDS encoding dihydrofolate reductase (product_source=KO:K00287; cath_funfam=3.40.430.10; cog=COG0262; ko=KO:K00287; pfam=PF00186; superfamily=53597) codes for MIISLIVAIGKNNEIGKDNGMLVHLPADLKHFREKTTGHTVVMGRKTFDSLPKGPLPNRKNIVISRNQDLNIDGAFVYPSIDYALLKVMDEEEVFIMGGAEIYRQTIKDADKLYLTKIYAEFPDADTFFPEINYNDWQIVSQEFFAPDEKNPFGYSFLELERI; via the coding sequence ATGATTATTTCACTAATAGTAGCTATCGGTAAAAATAATGAGATAGGTAAAGATAACGGAATGCTTGTGCATTTACCTGCCGACTTAAAGCATTTCAGAGAAAAAACAACAGGGCATACGGTTGTGATGGGACGGAAAACTTTCGACTCTCTACCTAAAGGTCCTCTTCCTAATAGAAAAAACATTGTAATAAGTAGAAATCAAGACTTAAATATAGATGGAGCATTCGTTTATCCCTCTATCGATTATGCTCTACTAAAAGTGATGGACGAAGAAGAAGTATTTATTATGGGAGGTGCTGAGATTTATAGGCAAACAATTAAAGATGCCGATAAGCTTTATCTGACTAAAATATATGCAGAGTTTCCAGATGCTGATACTTTTTTCCCTGAAATAAATTATAATGATTGGCAAATTGTAAGTCAAGAATTCTTTGCTCCAGATGAAAAAAATCCATTCGGTTATTCTTTTCTGGAATTAGAAAGAATATAA
- a CDS encoding putative phosphodiesterase (product_source=COG0622; cath_funfam=2.60.40.10,3.60.21.10; cleavage_site_network=SignalP-noTM; cog=COG0622; pfam=PF00149,PF13004; smart=SM00060; superfamily=49265,49899,56300) yields MKNINILSLVALFILSSLSLSAQTKFVTSVASSEATTLTINDEDATKNFFSSASSQKLKVTSNLELFVKSDVKWCKPTIKADTKEVTISVDANTSKSTRYADVTIYGKDNKSAIVKVVQLGTEPAILVNQTSVYVDNYAKTFTIGISSNIEFTVEKPTWITGPDKTPAIGFNDYVFTLTEIKDPYTQNKGNIVIKAKNGEVDPITIPVVQEHVGYPRFAVISDVHFGNSKGEGPLVKIPKALKNITSHGKLDALFIVGDLTESGTAAQYAQLVPVMQNKANYTNPIDTIFYMLGNHDNYSNGAHTIYQEGLKPLNGGKLYPLDQYVVIKGYPFIMISQRSSSNTDATNASNGTGSYPQAVQDTISSWMARAAKECPGKPIFFFTHVPLKFTCYSSWPNEGDGTSWPTWSMKTLNPILNKYPQTIAFGGHSHYPIGDPRSIHQGVNPNSSRENFFTGINTGSSTYSEVHRPSVEEGIHPKYYDYVTEALMLQILANGDVEIRRLDSYRNVEMLPEKPWIVKAPHDGSMFQYADKRDADDTNKGNYTLRTGLPAPEFKTGDAITIDEVTMSTVKLTFPQATDDECVFRYKVAVKDEKGVEKKSTFQFSYFYLTKEMPETLTVTLSGLKAKTKYTIEVTAYDSYDNISKAITKEITTEDDTDPANQPPAAKGLWLFDDTSNLLKATTGAALVPGTETTSGGVTVVASAADANIVTTAGPTASNKAVLVPKAALLKMVHGSSTGVGSYTLMYDVKITTASKYRCLLQTTLTNKSVDGDLFINESNYVGLSASGFGYGSTKLQVDTWYRIVFTVNNGVPSVYLDGSIEKAGTGANDRWKLPINEVLFFADNNGEDNDIEVAEIRYWDSVLTVNQIANLGSVE; encoded by the coding sequence ATGAAAAATATAAATATCTTAAGTTTAGTTGCATTGTTTATTTTGAGCTCGTTGTCGTTATCGGCTCAAACTAAATTTGTAACCTCTGTAGCTTCTAGTGAAGCTACTACTTTGACTATTAATGACGAAGACGCAACAAAGAATTTCTTCAGTTCGGCATCAAGTCAAAAATTAAAAGTAACATCTAATTTAGAACTATTTGTTAAATCTGATGTAAAATGGTGTAAGCCTACAATAAAAGCAGACACTAAAGAAGTAACTATATCTGTAGATGCAAATACAAGTAAAAGCACTCGATATGCAGATGTTACTATATATGGTAAAGATAATAAATCTGCCATCGTTAAAGTTGTTCAATTAGGAACTGAGCCTGCTATCTTAGTAAATCAAACAAGTGTATATGTAGATAATTACGCAAAAACATTTACTATAGGTATTTCAAGTAACATAGAATTTACAGTAGAAAAACCTACATGGATTACAGGTCCTGATAAAACTCCTGCAATTGGATTTAATGACTATGTGTTTACTCTTACTGAAATTAAAGATCCATATACACAAAACAAAGGTAATATTGTAATTAAAGCAAAAAATGGAGAAGTTGATCCCATTACTATACCTGTTGTTCAGGAACACGTAGGGTATCCTCGTTTTGCTGTTATCTCTGACGTTCACTTCGGAAACTCTAAAGGAGAAGGTCCGTTGGTTAAAATCCCTAAAGCATTAAAGAATATTACTTCTCATGGTAAATTAGATGCGCTTTTTATTGTTGGAGACTTAACTGAAAGCGGAACAGCTGCTCAGTATGCTCAGTTAGTACCTGTAATGCAGAATAAAGCTAACTATACAAATCCAATTGATACAATATTTTATATGCTAGGTAACCACGATAACTATTCAAATGGAGCTCACACTATTTACCAAGAAGGGCTTAAACCATTGAATGGCGGTAAACTTTATCCTCTAGATCAATATGTTGTAATCAAGGGTTATCCATTTATTATGATAAGTCAACGTAGTAGTTCAAATACTGATGCTACTAATGCATCTAACGGAACAGGCTCTTATCCTCAAGCGGTGCAAGATACAATAAGCAGTTGGATGGCAAGAGCTGCAAAAGAATGTCCTGGAAAACCAATCTTCTTCTTTACTCACGTCCCTCTTAAGTTTACTTGTTATAGTTCTTGGCCTAATGAAGGCGACGGAACAAGCTGGCCTACTTGGAGTATGAAAACATTAAATCCTATTTTGAATAAATATCCTCAAACAATAGCATTTGGAGGACATAGTCACTATCCTATCGGAGACCCTCGTTCTATTCACCAAGGAGTTAACCCTAACTCTTCTCGTGAGAATTTCTTTACAGGTATAAACACAGGTAGTTCTACTTATAGTGAAGTTCATCGCCCATCGGTGGAAGAAGGTATTCACCCTAAATATTACGACTATGTAACAGAAGCTCTAATGCTACAAATTTTAGCTAATGGTGATGTTGAGATTAGAAGATTAGATTCTTATCGTAATGTAGAGATGCTTCCTGAAAAGCCTTGGATAGTTAAAGCTCCTCATGATGGATCTATGTTCCAATACGCAGATAAGCGTGATGCTGATGATACAAATAAGGGAAATTATACTTTGCGCACAGGTTTGCCTGCGCCTGAGTTTAAGACAGGAGATGCAATAACTATTGATGAAGTTACTATGAGTACAGTTAAACTTACTTTCCCTCAGGCAACTGATGATGAGTGTGTATTCCGTTATAAAGTAGCAGTTAAAGATGAAAAAGGAGTTGAGAAAAAATCTACTTTCCAATTCTCTTATTTCTACTTAACAAAAGAAATGCCAGAAACGCTTACCGTTACTTTAAGTGGGTTGAAGGCAAAAACAAAGTATACAATAGAAGTTACGGCTTACGACTCGTATGATAATATTTCAAAAGCGATTACCAAAGAAATAACTACAGAAGACGATACAGATCCAGCAAATCAACCTCCTGCAGCTAAAGGCTTATGGTTGTTTGATGATACTTCTAATTTGTTGAAAGCAACAACAGGAGCGGCTTTAGTGCCAGGAACAGAAACAACTTCTGGAGGTGTAACAGTGGTGGCTTCTGCAGCTGATGCGAATATTGTAACTACTGCAGGTCCTACTGCTAGCAATAAAGCAGTATTAGTGCCTAAGGCAGCGTTGTTAAAAATGGTACACGGATCTTCAACAGGAGTTGGTTCATACACTTTAATGTATGATGTTAAGATAACTACAGCTTCTAAATATCGTTGTTTATTACAGACAACTCTTACAAATAAAAGTGTTGATGGAGACTTGTTTATAAATGAAAGTAATTATGTAGGTCTTAGTGCTTCTGGTTTTGGTTACGGCTCTACTAAGTTACAAGTAGACACTTGGTATCGTATAGTGTTTACAGTAAATAATGGTGTGCCTTCTGTTTATTTAGATGGTTCGATAGAAAAAGCAGGAACAGGGGCTAATGATAGATGGAAGCTTCCTATTAATGAAGTGTTGTTCTTCGCGGATAATAACGGAGAAGACAATGATATCGAAGTTGCTGAAATTAGATATTGGGATTCTGTTCTTACTGTAAACCAAATAGCAAATTTAGGTTCGGTTGAGTAA